GCGAACGTGAGCGGCGGAATAAACTCCCGCGCGCCGCCGCTGGCGCCCCCCTGCCCCTTCCCCGGCTGCTGCACACTGTGCGTGGCATCGAAGATGACCGGCACGTTGCACGCGGCGCGCATGCGGGCGAACGCCCGCATGTCGACCACGAGGTCACCATACCCGAAGAACGTCCCACGTTCGGTCACGGCCACCTCGCCCACGGTGCGTCCGGCGCGCACGGCGCCGCCTTCCACCTTGCGGACCGCGCCAAGCATTCCTTCCGGGTGCATCCACTGCCCCTTCTTGACGTTCACCGCCCTGCCGGTGGCACCGGCAGCCAGCAGCAGGTCGGTTTGCCGGCAGAGGAAGGCCGGAATCTGCAGCACATCCACCACGGTCGCCGCCACGGCACACTGCTCCGCCTCGTGCACATCGGTCAGGATGGGCAATCCGCTGGCGGTGCGCACGCGATCGAGTGCGGCAAGGCCGGCCTCGATCCCCGGGCCACGAACACCGTCCACATTCGACCGGTTGGCCTTGTCGAAGCTGGCCTTGAAGATCACCCCACCGGGCACACGTTCGGCCAACCGCGCCAGCGCGTCGGCGACGCGCAAATTCAGCGCGTCGTCTTCCAGTTGGCACGGACCGGCAATGAGAAACAGCCGCTGGTCGGGGAACCGCGTCATGAGGCGGTCGCTCACTGGTTCACGTGCGCGAGGGCGGGCGACGCGCTGACCGGCGCTTCGGCAAGGCGGCGCGTGTGCGCGGCCGCAACGAAACCGGCAAACAACGGGTGCGGGCGCAGGGGGCGCGACTGCAGTTCGGGGTGGAACTGGCAGCCCACGAACCACGGGTGCGAGGGGAGTTCGATCATCTCCACCAGCGAATCGTCGGGAGAGAGCCCGCTCAGGCGCATGCCGTGCTCGATGAACCGCTCACGATACCGGTTGGACACCTCGTACCGATGCCGATGCCGCTCGCTGACCTCGGGCTGGCCATAGATCTCCGCCGCCCGCGAGCCGCGCTGCAGGCGGCACGGGTAGGCCCCAAGGCGCATGGTGCCCCCTTTATCCGTCACTTCGCGTTGCGAATCCATGAGGGAAATGACGGGGTTGCTGCACTCGGGGGCAAACTCGCTGGAGTGACTGTCGTCGAGACCAAGCGCGTGCCGCGCGAACTCGATGATGGCCACCTGCATGCCAAGGCAGATGCCGAAGAACGGCAGCTGCATTTCGCGGGCGGCACGAATGGCCTCGACCATCCCCTCCACACCACGCACGCCGAAGCCGCCCGGCACCAGCAGACCGTGATGCTGCGACAGGATCTCCCGTGCGCGCTCCGGACTGGTGAACAGGTCGCTGGAGGTCCAGGCCAGCTCGACGCCCACATCGTTGGCGATGCCGCCGTGAATGAGTGCTTCCTGGACACTCTTGTAGCTGTCGACGTAGTCGGTGTACTTGCCCACGACGCAGATGCGGACCTTTTCGCGCGGATGCGTGATGCGTTGCACCATCGTGCGCCACGCCGAGAGATCGGGGGTGGGGGCGCTGAGGCGGAGCCGCTCCATGACGCGGTCTGCGAACCCCTGCTGCTCGAACACCAGTGGAATCTGGTAGATCGTGGGCACGTCAGGGCTCTCGATCACCGCGCCGAAGTCCACGTTGCAGAAGAGCGCGATCTTGCGCTTTACGTCGTCCTGCAGCGGCTTTTCGCTGCGACAGATGAGGAAGTCCGGCTGGATGCCGATTTCCATCAGTTCACGCACCGAATGCTGCGTGGGCTTGGTCTTCACCTCACCGGCGGCGG
This genomic stretch from Gemmatimonas sp. harbors:
- the kdsA gene encoding 3-deoxy-8-phosphooctulonate synthase; amino-acid sequence: MTRFPDQRLFLIAGPCQLEDDALNLRVADALARLAERVPGGVIFKASFDKANRSNVDGVRGPGIEAGLAALDRVRTASGLPILTDVHEAEQCAVAATVVDVLQIPAFLCRQTDLLLAAGATGRAVNVKKGQWMHPEGMLGAVRKVEGGAVRAGRTVGEVAVTERGTFFGYGDLVVDMRAFARMRAACNVPVIFDATHSVQQPGKGQGGASGGAREFIPPLTFAAVAAGAQGLFLETHPTPATAPSDGPNMIPLDDLPALIDRAVDIWDRTVRP
- a CDS encoding CTP synthase, with the protein product MSTPIAPTGQTSAPKYIFVTGGVVSSLGKGIAAASLGRLLVERGFRVTMMKLDPYLNVDPGTMSPFQHGEVFVTDDGAETDLDLGHYERFLDRPLSQANNITTGRIYSNVITKERRGEYLGSTVQVIPHITDEIKNAVKRIAPGNDVVLVEIGGTVGDIESLPFLEAIRQFRREVGKENAIFVHLTLVPYIAAAGEVKTKPTQHSVRELMEIGIQPDFLICRSEKPLQDDVKRKIALFCNVDFGAVIESPDVPTIYQIPLVFEQQGFADRVMERLRLSAPTPDLSAWRTMVQRITHPREKVRICVVGKYTDYVDSYKSVQEALIHGGIANDVGVELAWTSSDLFTSPERAREILSQHHGLLVPGGFGVRGVEGMVEAIRAAREMQLPFFGICLGMQVAIIEFARHALGLDDSHSSEFAPECSNPVISLMDSQREVTDKGGTMRLGAYPCRLQRGSRAAEIYGQPEVSERHRHRYEVSNRYRERFIEHGMRLSGLSPDDSLVEMIELPSHPWFVGCQFHPELQSRPLRPHPLFAGFVAAAHTRRLAEAPVSASPALAHVNQ